A single window of Nicotiana sylvestris chromosome 5, ASM39365v2, whole genome shotgun sequence DNA harbors:
- the LOC138868820 gene encoding uncharacterized protein, whose protein sequence is MAITTRSGKVLQGGSEQVVEVEESEHEVEVEEPSVVEVEKVPEELKVQEENREEVKEKKEDPGAFTIPCTIEAYDFARALYDNGASINLMPLAIYKQVGLGMPRPTSMRLQMIDRSIKRPVEIIDDVLVKVGKFHLPADFVILDCVVDKEIPVILGRPFLATGRALMDSEWNEIKFRVNDKEVTFQASQGMKLPHEYESISVIDVVDEVEDTVEMKMEEQCLGEALAAILVNFDGEDMEGYMESVNALEGLWSYTYAPVKLSLDLENRATPPAKPSIIEPPQLELKPLPPHLRYKFLRSNDTLSVIVSSLLNDVQVEQLLDVLKDHRQAIGWTIVDIRGIPA, encoded by the exons ATGGCAATTACTACTCGGAGTGGGAAGGTACTACAAGGAGGGAGTGAACAAGTGGTTGAAGTAGAAGAGTCCGAACATGAGGTTGAGGTTGAAGAGCCAAGTGttgttgaagttgaaaaggttccgGAAGAATTGAAAGTGCAAGAAGAAAACCGAGAAgaggtaaaggaaaag aaagaagacccgGGAGCTTTCACTATTCCATGTACTATTGAGGCATATGATTTTGCAAGAGCCCTTTATGATAATGGGGCTAGCATCAACTTAATGCCTCTTGCCATTTACAAGCAAGTAGGATTAGGTATGCCAAGGCCCACaagtatgagattgcaaatgatCGATCGTTCCATAAAGAGACCGGTGGAAATTATCGATGATGTGCTTGTTAAAGTGGGAAAGTTTCATTTACCTGCCGATTTTGTAATCCTTGATTGTGTAGTTGACAAAGAGATCCCTGTcattttgggaagaccattccTAGCCACAGGAAGAGCACTAATGGATTCGGAATGGAATGAGATCAAATTCCGTGTGAATGATAAAGAGGTCACATTCCAAGCAAGCCAGGGTATGAAACTACCACATGAATATGAAAGCATctcggtgattgatgttgttgatgaAGTGGAAGATACGGTTGAAATGaagatggaagaacaatgcctCGGTGAGGCGTTGGCGGCTATTTTGGTGAACTTTGATGGTGAAGATATGGAAGGATATATGGAATCAGTCAATGCATTGGAGGGGCTTTGGTCCTATACTTATGCTCCGGTGAAGCTCTCTCTTGACTTGGAGAATAGAGCCACTCCTCCTGCAAAGCCTTCTATTATTGAGCCACCGCAACTAGAGCTCAAACCACTTCCACcacacttgaggtataaatttcttcGCTCAAATGATACTTTATCGGTAATCGTTTCTTCTTTATTgaatgatgtgcaggtagaacaactATTGGATGTATTGAAGGATCATAGGCAGGCTATTGGGTGGACAATTGTGGACATCCGAGGGATTCCCGCCTAA